Proteins from one Meriones unguiculatus strain TT.TT164.6M chromosome 10, Bangor_MerUng_6.1, whole genome shotgun sequence genomic window:
- the LOC110544627 gene encoding LOW QUALITY PROTEIN: speckle-type POZ protein-like (The sequence of the model RefSeq protein was modified relative to this genomic sequence to represent the inferred CDS: substituted 1 base at 1 genomic stop codon), with translation MAVLRLKRTEFTSGGCRTSAWGSTHITIKTFSYKWSISNLCFYLEGMREVIRSPVFSSGDNDQVKWFFTLYLNVFDEESRDYLSVYLVLLSCPKSPTWAKFQFWILDANGEKRNNVESQGVNSFLPYQHRGFKKFIPRDFLLSQAQWLLPNGRLTLFCKVSMGQDIFSNSGQTSAIKVPSCSLTDELGELWENSLFRDCCLLVSGQEFWAHKAILAARSPVFRAMFXHDLEEGQKNRVEIKDLEPQVFKEMMGFIYTGKAPNLHTMATDVLAAADRYGLESLKVMCEDALCRDLFVENASHTLILADLHSAEQLKMQTLDFITLHASEVSETLGWKVMVDFHPHLLAEAFHALASAQRPFLNILSNI, from the exons ATGGCAGTTCTAAGGTTGAAGAGGACAGAATTCACCAGTGGAGGATGCAGAACATCAG CTTGGGGCTCCACACATATCACCATCAAGACATTTTCCTATAAGTGGAGCATCAGCAACTTATGTTTTTatctggagggaatgagggaagttATTAGAAGTCCAGTTTTCTCTTCAGGAGACAATGACCAAGTAAAATGGTTTTTCACACTATACCTGAATGTGTTCGATGAAGAAAGCAGAGATTACCTTTCAGTTTACCTGGTGTTGCTCAGCTGTCCAAAGAGCCCCACTTGGGCAAAGTTCCAGTTTTGGATCTTAGATGCCAATGgggagaaaagaaataatgtgGAGAGCCAAGGTGTCAATAGTTTCCTGCCATACCAACACAGGGGATTCAAAAAGTTCATACCTCGAGATTTCCTCTTGTCCCAGGCCCAATGGCTACTCCCTAATGGGAGGCTCACTCTCTTCTGCAAGGTGAGTATGGGCCAAGATATCTTTAGTAATTCTGGACAGACATCTGCAATCAAGGTTCCAAGCTGCTCTTTGACAGATGAGCTAGGAGAGCTGTGGGAGAATTCCCTCTTCAGAGACTGCTGTCTCTTGGTATCTGGTCAGGAATTCTGGGCTCACAAGGCTATCTTAGCAGCTCGCTCTCCAGTTTTCAGAGCCATGTTTTAACATGATTTGGAGGAGGGGCAAAAGAACCGAGTTGAGATCAAGGACCTGGAGCCTCAGGTCTTCAAGGAGATGATGGGCTTCATTTACACAGGGAAGGCACCAAACCTCCACACCATGGCCACTGATGTGCTGGCAGCTGCTGACAGGTATGGCCTGGAGAGCTTGAAGGTCATGTGTGAGGATGCCCTCTGCAGGGACCTCTTCGTGGAGAATGCCTCTCACACTCTCATCCTGGCTGACCTCCACAGTGCAGAGCAGCTGAAAATGCAGACACTAGATTTCATTACACTTCATGCTTCTGAGGTCTCTGAGACCTTGGGGTGGAAGGTCATGGTGGATTTCCATCCCCACTTGCTGGCTGAAGCATTCCATGCCCTGGCTTCTGCACAGAGGCCCTTCCTGAATATCCTCTCAAACATCTGA